The DNA region CTGGAAGAGCGGTAAATGGCGTAAGCACGTGATGGATAAAGACCGCCTGGCAGCCTAGCTTTTATTCGTCCAGAGAAATCTCGACGATTTCCATAATTTCTTGACAGTATTCCAGCTGCTTCGAAAGAATCTTGACCGCGTTGATTTTTGTGTTGGTCCGCGGGCTAGGTGTGACAGCGGAATTCGAACCAGCAAGTTCCTTGGTAAAGAATCGGGCCAGGTTCCAGAATAAAAGCGCGAATTGACGCTTGCCCTGCTCGCGGCCTTCAAAAAGGCACTTGGCGTAATGGCGGTAAATCAAGTAGGTGAGCAGTCGCGCACTTTCGTTTTCGGTAAAGAACCCTTGGTCTACAATCGGTTCGCCAGACTCAATTCGGGCCTTGATGCGCGAAAGGGCGGCGTCCCAATCCGGGCCGTAGCTTTCGAGCTTCGCCAAAAGTTCGAACATGGCGTTCGTGCTTTCAAAAGGCGCAAACGGACTCTCGTCTGTGTAGCCGAAGACTTTGTAAAGCTTCTCGGCGAAAGGTGTATCTTGGTCGGCGAGGGCTTCGAACATCCATTCGCGTTCGCCAAGAACCTGGTCGCGGATATCAAGGTCGTCGTCATCCAATTCATCTTCGGGCTCGTCGCATTCTTCGCTAGTAAATGCCAGCGGGCCTTCGCCTTCAAGCAGCAAGCGCGCGGCTTCTTCGCAGCAAAGCCCGAGCCCCCGCTCCATTATATCGCCGTAGACCTCGACAAATCGCGGATGCTCGGTGCAAATATCGCAAAGCGCGTCTTCGCCCAGATTCTGATAGACTTCGCAAAGATTGTCCTTGTCTAAAAACGGGCAGCGATCGTGGGGGAGTAATTTAAAATGCCCGTCCTCGATGTTTGCGCGGAGCCTGTCGCCGAAAACGCCCGATACCTTCCGGTAAACTTCTTGCGTTGCCTCGTCAATATCGATTTCCCAGCTAACGCAACAAGTGTCCGTGCACCGCGAGGCGATACACTTGAACTGGTCATAAAAATCGGGCTTTCGAAGAATCATTTAGTTTGACTTGTTGTCAGAAAGCAAACCGAAAACTTCGCCCTTTACAAGCCAGCTGATACCGAAGAAAGTGAGCGCAATGGCTTCGGCTATGAAAACCTTGGCGGGAATAATACCTTCAAGCGGCAGGGGTACCATAATCAAGCCACAAAGCATGCCGACGCCGCAAAGCCTGAAAATAATGTTCTTGATTTTCTTCTGTTTTGTGAGTTCTTGGTTTTTATCGTTCCCGTCTTTAGTGAACAGGAACAAACTGTTAAATGCCAATAGAAGAAAGAATATGACTGCAGCCGTGCAGTGAATCTTGTTTGATACCGCAGCCGTCAATTGGAAAAAGCCGACTAGAGTTTCGTCTTTTACCATGGGGCAATTGCAGGGGAACAAGACAATCATGATTCCGAATACACCGGATATGGAAGTGATAACATGGTCAAGTAAACTGTAGCCTTTGTAGCTCATCAAGACGACTGCCGCTGTCGTTAATACTCCGGCCAAGGCGGGCGTCACGTAATAGGTTTCCGAAATCGACAACTCTGTCCAAAAATCAGACGGTATAATTTGGGGCTGGGCTTTTGATACGATAAATGCTCCGAGCATTGCAATCCAAGGAAGCGTCATTCCCAAGACGCCGGCAAAAACACGGATTCGCTTTAGCCAAATCTTGTTTGCCTTTTTGGTGGCGTTCTGTTCGGCGCTAAGTACTTTTTGGTTGTTTTCGCTCATATAATTCTCCTTTAAGCACCCCATAATATAGCTTAATCGCAAAAAAATGACTTTTTTGTAAAAATGAAAATATATTTAGATGGTGAACTTGTCAAAAAAGGAGGCCAACAGTGAAATTAGCATTGAAAATAGCGTCGCTCGTTGTTCTCCTGTTTGCAACGGTTGTTGCAACGGCTCTAGTCATCAAGAAACTGGCGTCCGAATCCGAAGGTCCCCAGATTACAAGCTCGTATATAGAACATCAAATTAGCGAGATTTCTGAACTTGCGACCCTCCATCACCATTACCGGAAAAATGCGAACTACCAAGATGCCAAGGTCCTCTTGAAGTACATGCCCGATTGGCGAATCAACAAGTCTATCAAGGAACTCATGTTGATATACGAGGGCGATGTCAAACTGGGCTACGACTTGAAAGATATCAGCATCAACGTGGATCCTTTGACAAAGACAATCCTCATTTACCTGCCTGAACCTAAAATCTTGAGCCATAGCATTGACTTCGAAAGTATCCAGATTTTTTTGGAAAAGAAGGGCTGGTTTAACGATATCAAGTTTGAAGATTTTAAACAGTTCTTTATTGCTGAACAAAAAAAGTATGAACAAGAAAACGGCTACGAGCTGAAACGCTTAGCTCGAGAGCACGCTAAAAAGATTATTCTGCTTTATCTCGGTTCTGCCATCAAACTGACGGATTCCCCCGAGAATTACAAGAAGTCGTTCATCGAAGGTTGGATTCACCCCGATGACGGCTACAAAATCAGAATGGAATAATTATTCCACGTATTTCTTGATCAGTCGAATCATCAGGTCGGCGAGCTTTTCTATGTCGTGATCGCCAACGGATGCTTCAAGATGGGAATAGCCGATGCCGCTGTCGTCAGTGAGGAAGACGTAGGTGCCGCCCGTGATAATGTCGAAGAATCGTAACATGGATTCCGTATCTTTGTCAATACCGCTTGCCGCTACGGGAATAAGCTTGATTCCATTCTTGGCGTAGAGGTTTATTGATTTTTGAAGACTTTCGATAACGTCGTCCTGGTGATGCGCGGGGGCGTCAAGAATCAAGAAGGCTATGCGGGCGCGAGCGGATTCGTTCCAAGAAAAATTCTGTAACGAGGCTTCGAGTGCGGTATGCACGGCTTCGGGGAAGTCTCCGCCACCACTTGCATACTGTTCTGCGATGTATGCCTGGGTGTTAGCGACGTCGGTGGAAAAGTCCTTGCCCTGGATGAGGTATTCATCGTCCTCGTCGCGGTAGAATAGAACTGCCGTACGCAATGCAACCTTGGTGTCCGAGTGGGCGTGGTCTATGATATAGCTTAGGTCCGATTGGAGAAAGCGGATTTCGTCGCCCATAGAACCAGTGGCGTCAACGATAAAGGCGACGTCAGCTTTGGCGTCGGCTTGCTTGGCGTCGCTGGTGATGACGTTTACATCAAGCGAATCGTTGGCTCTGGAGGTGAGTTTGACGGGGTCTTCGGATACTTTGCCGTTGACCTTCAAAGCGAAATCTTCGGATTTGATTGCATCTTCGGTTGCTCCGTTGAATAATTTTACCCAGCAGTAGGCGAGGCCGGTATTGTCGGTCTTGGTGGCGAATTCCACCTTGTCGTTAATAAGAAGTTCTACCGAAACGTTGGCAAGGCCGTTGCCGTTTTCGTCAACCACTTTTACGGCCGCGAGGGTTGTCGGATAAAATTTCCAGTAGCCGGTTTTATCGGAAAATTCGCCCTTCAGAATATCTGTCCAATCGCTCCAGTTGTCCAGATCGTTCCATTCGGAGGCCGTGAGTAGACCGTAAGTTCTGCCGTTATATTCGTCAATAACTCCGCCGGGGGCGTAGTCTACAGGAACGTATTCATCCGGTACCATGACGGAAGTCGGTTCTGCGGTTGCAGAGACGGCGTCAACCATGCGAACGACGCCATCGTATGATTCGGTAATACCATATTCGTAGGTGGAAGGATTGCCTTTGGTTTCGAAGGTGGCTCCGTTTTCGGTTTCAATGTTTTGGCTTCCGGCAATCTTGCCGTCGTCCTTGCCAGCGTCGCTAGCGCTTAGGCTGTTGCTGTCGTCACTGCAGGCCGCACACAACAAGCTGAGCGCAAATCCTGCGGTTAAAAAGATTTTGGATTTCATAGGACCCCTCTTGTCGTAAAAAGATAACCTAGTCTCGTGGCGAGACCCTTACGAAAACAAAAATAGTTCTTTTTTTAGTAAAGGGAATACCCAAAAAAGAACATGCAAAAACGCATGCTAAACATCACGACTTATTGCGAAAACGGGTTAAATCCTCGAAACAATCGCCTTTAGAACGATTCGTGGCTTTCCCAAATCTCGGCTTCAGTCTGGCAAATATCCTTGTCGGAACCAACTGCTTCGCCGGTCATCATGAAAAGGGCGTCTTCTACGATAGCGGCAAGGACGCAACGCTGGTATTCGCCGTTCACGGTCCTGATGGTGCCGTATTTCTTTTCGCTGTTGAAGGCGGGACCGCTGACTTTACCGTTTTTCATCTTTTCTTGCCTAGTTGCCCAGAAGTTATGATCCCATTGCAGGTAGAACTTGATGAACTTCTCTTCGGGGGCGTTTTTGTTTACGGTGAATGTTGCGTCACGGTAAAGGTCTTCGATGCGCATGCCCCTGAACTGGATGTGCTCCGGTTCCTTGGTGCACATGAAAAAGGCGAGGTTCTTTTCTAGCGAAAAGTATGAGGTTTGAATATCCCAGTCACCATCAAAACTTACAGTAATGGGCTTTGGTACGGGTGTGCTTAGGGTGCGGCTAGAAACTTTTGTGTATAGCCCGTTGAATGCGGAAAATCCTTTAGTCGTAACAGTCGGTTCTACGCGGCTGGGGGCACAACTTGCAAGCAATAGGGCGAAAGGCAATAATAAAAGTTTTTTCATAATTTATCTTTAATAATAGGAAAATTTTGCAGGCTAGAACCTGCGCACCACAAGGATTTCGAAGGCTGACACGTATTTTTGCTCCAGATGTTCGCCAAACGCAATGGCGGAGTATCCGCATTTAAGAACGATGTTCCATGCCCATTTTTCCCCGATGTAGCCCAAAGCGGTCTTTATGTCCGATTCGGGCAATAGCAGGTTGCCGTCGTCAATGCGTTCGCGGCCGTATGCGATACCGACAATGCCCCAGAGGTTCCAGAAATACCCGTTGCTGAAAACGAAGGTGTAGGTGTACCCGACGTCACCCCAGATGGAGGTGATGTCTCGCTTGTCGTTTTCGTAGCCGAGAACCCCGTCGTTGTCTTCGGCAATGTTTCGTTGCAGGCGCCCGCCGATAATCAAACTCCCGGCAGATTTCTTTTGACGCCTGTCCAAAAAGTAGGCGCTCCTGGGGGCGAAAATTTCTTTTGCGGTCGCCATCCAGAGCATCGAAAAATACATGTCCGCAAACCAGAGGTCTATGAATTCCTGCTCCTTTTCGCCGTCGCGTTCGACTTCCGTGGTAAAGCCGCTGTAAAAGCGGAGCTTTGCCGCAAGCCACCAGTTTCCCGGGAAAAAGTCAAGTCCCGTCTCGAAAGCCTGGGTGTCCGATTTTTCTTTTGAAGTGGTAAAAGGGAGGCTGTACTTGAAATCGGCGGACACGTCCCACGAAATTCCGAATGTGGTAAACAGACTGTCGTAACCGACGCCGATGCCCACATCGACCGGGCGGTTCGAATTGAGCATCGAGTTGTTGTAGGCGGAATTCCAGATGGCCACGAAATTGTAATCGCACAAGAAACGCAGCGAGAACCGTTCACGGAACTTGGAAACCGAGGGCTCGTCGCTGTCTTGCGATTCGGCAAAGGCAAACCCTGCGAACACCAGGGCAAACAGGAATATTTTCAGGACGCACTTCATCGGGGTTTTGAAAAGATAATAACAAAAAGAACCCCTATAAAATTTTACAGGTACTTCGCTTCGGGAGTATCCTTCAGGATTTCTTTCACGGAAAGAATATAAAAATGCCCAGCAGAACCCTCAAAACCATTTTTACGTATTTCATACATTTAATATAGGTTAAAAAGGGCGGAAAGTCAAAAAATTTTTTTGCCGCGAAGGAATGCTTAAAAGTTAATGTTAAATTGAAATTTCGATTTCAAACAGTTGGTTCGCAAGCCCGACCGTTGGTTCGAAATCGGCAATCTTCTTGAACCCGTATTTTTCGTATAGGCCGTGGTGCTCGCTTTTGAGATAAACTTTTTTGTAGCCGAGCCTTTGGGCGTAATCAAGCGCTGCGTCAATTAAGCTTTTGGATAGCCGCTCTCCCCGGAATTTTTCGCTAACGTAAACGAGGTTAATAAAGGGGCTGCAATTGAATTTTGGAGGAATGTTCCCGTTCTCCTCGAGAACGCAAAAGCCGACAGCATCTTCACCGTGTACAGCAATGAAAATTTTTTCCCAGTCTAGAAAATCGTTTTTTGACATTCGCTCGGCTAAACGACGCCCCGGCAGCCATGGGCAATCATTCGCGAAAGCGTGCGTCTTTTCCCACCATGGTTCATCTTTGTTGATCGCGATTATCATTGCTTGCCTCGGCTTTTAAAGAATCCCTGTAGGACTTAACTAAACAAGATAAACCTCTTTTAGGACAATATACCACTTTTTCAAAGGTATAGTTTTACCTCAGCTCATAAAGAGCCCTTATAAGTTTTTACGGGTACTTCGCTCCGGGAATATCCTTCAAAACTTCTTTCCAGAAATCGCGGAATTCCTTTTCGGTGACGGTGCCGCCTGCAGAGAGTAGGCGGTAGTGTTCGCCCTGCCAATGGTATTCGACAGGCGCTGCGTCAAAGCCGTTGCGCAAGTAAAATTCGCGCCGACGGTTCCGGCGTTCAAGTTCCTCGTCGTCCTTGGAATCTTCTTCGACTTCGATATCGACGACAATGCGCGTGTCGGGGTGCTGCTTGCGGATGGCCTGCAAAATTTGCGAGCCGTACCCGCGGCTGCGCAGTTCTGGCATAACCGCAAAATAGACGATGTTCGTAATGTCTCCGTGCGAAATGGAATTTGAAAACCCGCAGAACGTATCTCCATCGAAAAACGCCCAAAATTCCCGCTTGATTTTGTTGTCGAGTAAATGCTTTATGGGAATTCGTTCGTTCGCCGGGAACGCCGATTCATACAGCGCCTTGACCTGCGAAAACCACGGAGATTTCTTTGTGACTTCGAAAAACTGGAGCATCGGCAGAAAGAATAGGATAATGCGGTTTGTGCGTCAACTTGGGGCGCGCGCTTCGGTGTGTTTTAGTGTATATTTACCAACATGAAATCGTTTGAAGATAAAGTGGTCGTGGTGACGGGCGGGGCGCACGGGATTGGCGCTACCGTCGTGA from uncultured Fibrobacter sp. includes:
- a CDS encoding GNAT family N-acetyltransferase, which gives rise to MLQFFEVTKKSPWFSQVKALYESAFPANERIPIKHLLDNKIKREFWAFFDGDTFCGFSNSISHGDITNIVYFAVMPELRSRGYGSQILQAIRKQHPDTRIVVDIEVEEDSKDDEELERRNRRREFYLRNGFDAAPVEYHWQGEHYRLLSAGGTVTEKEFRDFWKEVLKDIPGAKYP
- a CDS encoding DUF4230 domain-containing protein, with the translated sequence MKLALKIASLVVLLFATVVATALVIKKLASESEGPQITSSYIEHQISEISELATLHHHYRKNANYQDAKVLLKYMPDWRINKSIKELMLIYEGDVKLGYDLKDISINVDPLTKTILIYLPEPKILSHSIDFESIQIFLEKKGWFNDIKFEDFKQFFIAEQKKYEQENGYELKRLAREHAKKIILLYLGSAIKLTDSPENYKKSFIEGWIHPDDGYKIRME
- the fliB gene encoding flagellin lysine-N-methylase translates to MILRKPDFYDQFKCIASRCTDTCCVSWEIDIDEATQEVYRKVSGVFGDRLRANIEDGHFKLLPHDRCPFLDKDNLCEVYQNLGEDALCDICTEHPRFVEVYGDIMERGLGLCCEEAARLLLEGEGPLAFTSEECDEPEDELDDDDLDIRDQVLGEREWMFEALADQDTPFAEKLYKVFGYTDESPFAPFESTNAMFELLAKLESYGPDWDAALSRIKARIESGEPIVDQGFFTENESARLLTYLIYRHYAKCLFEGREQGKRQFALLFWNLARFFTKELAGSNSAVTPSPRTNTKINAVKILSKQLEYCQEIMEIVEISLDE
- a CDS encoding DUF4421 family protein, giving the protein MKCVLKIFLFALVFAGFAFAESQDSDEPSVSKFRERFSLRFLCDYNFVAIWNSAYNNSMLNSNRPVDVGIGVGYDSLFTTFGISWDVSADFKYSLPFTTSKEKSDTQAFETGLDFFPGNWWLAAKLRFYSGFTTEVERDGEKEQEFIDLWFADMYFSMLWMATAKEIFAPRSAYFLDRRQKKSAGSLIIGGRLQRNIAEDNDGVLGYENDKRDITSIWGDVGYTYTFVFSNGYFWNLWGIVGIAYGRERIDDGNLLLPESDIKTALGYIGEKWAWNIVLKCGYSAIAFGEHLEQKYVSAFEILVVRRF
- a CDS encoding vWA domain-containing protein — its product is MKSKIFLTAGFALSLLCAACSDDSNSLSASDAGKDDGKIAGSQNIETENGATFETKGNPSTYEYGITESYDGVVRMVDAVSATAEPTSVMVPDEYVPVDYAPGGVIDEYNGRTYGLLTASEWNDLDNWSDWTDILKGEFSDKTGYWKFYPTTLAAVKVVDENGNGLANVSVELLINDKVEFATKTDNTGLAYCWVKLFNGATEDAIKSEDFALKVNGKVSEDPVKLTSRANDSLDVNVITSDAKQADAKADVAFIVDATGSMGDEIRFLQSDLSYIIDHAHSDTKVALRTAVLFYRDEDDEYLIQGKDFSTDVANTQAYIAEQYASGGGDFPEAVHTALEASLQNFSWNESARARIAFLILDAPAHHQDDVIESLQKSINLYAKNGIKLIPVAASGIDKDTESMLRFFDIITGGTYVFLTDDSGIGYSHLEASVGDHDIEKLADLMIRLIKKYVE
- a CDS encoding GNAT family N-acetyltransferase → MIIAINKDEPWWEKTHAFANDCPWLPGRRLAERMSKNDFLDWEKIFIAVHGEDAVGFCVLEENGNIPPKFNCSPFINLVYVSEKFRGERLSKSLIDAALDYAQRLGYKKVYLKSEHHGLYEKYGFKKIADFEPTVGLANQLFEIEISI